In one window of Hugenholtzia roseola DSM 9546 DNA:
- a CDS encoding thymidine kinase, translated as MFLEPNLHNYPTALPAYGWIEVICGSMFSGKTEELIRRLRRSLIAKQPVLVFKPALDVRYDIEKIVSHNQNTLESVPVSKAKEIVEIISSLEKKEKSDFKVIGIDEAQFFDAELPAVCQHLANQGKRIILAGLDMDFEGKPFGLLPELMAMAEFVTKVRAICVCCGAVASYSYRLDESQAQILLGEKESYEPRCRKCFFEGQKEKQANQIWKQGIK; from the coding sequence ATGTTTTTAGAACCAAACTTGCATAATTACCCTACCGCTCTTCCTGCTTACGGTTGGATAGAGGTTATTTGTGGCTCTATGTTTTCGGGCAAAACCGAAGAATTGATACGCCGCCTGCGTCGCTCTTTGATAGCCAAGCAGCCTGTTTTGGTCTTCAAACCTGCCTTAGATGTGCGCTACGACATAGAAAAAATCGTTTCTCACAACCAAAATACGCTTGAGTCTGTACCTGTATCGAAGGCGAAAGAGATTGTAGAAATTATATCAAGTTTAGAGAAAAAAGAAAAATCGGATTTTAAAGTAATTGGCATAGATGAGGCACAGTTTTTTGATGCCGAACTACCAGCGGTCTGTCAGCACTTAGCAAATCAGGGCAAGCGTATTATTTTGGCAGGCTTAGATATGGATTTTGAGGGCAAACCCTTTGGTTTATTGCCCGAATTGATGGCGATGGCAGAGTTTGTAACGAAGGTACGTGCGATTTGTGTCTGTTGTGGGGCGGTTGCTTCTTATTCTTATCGCTTAGATGAAAGTCAGGCACAGATTTTATTGGGTGAGAAGGAAAGCTATGAGCCACGTTGTAGGAAATGTTTTTTCGAAGGGCAGAAGGAAAAGCAAGCCAATCAAATTTGGAAACAAGGGATAAAGTAG
- a CDS encoding DUF5074 domain-containing protein has product MKKRFYWLFLAFTLLFSACNSEDENEDLIVRLTRPSADTTVQVGAEVRFAAEYSTSPNNLQIRWLQNGIEVATTAEALLRFEEFGEYEIELQVRGFGKTVSDTRKVRVLDRYSRGAFIGCEGNFGQGNATVSFLSPEGQIRQGIFATENARPLGDILQSVALQGDKAYLVVNASHKVEVVNRHTFKSSSTLTGNFQNPRYFHSVSDTKAYLSTWGNPFSGNTIAPKILILDTNTDAIIGEMPAGAGAEYIASANGKAFVGNSFTTNIYVYDIASNTLIDSLDTAPYSPYQMQVDKNGTLWVMTFAYDENFQTPIGALYNFSTGSLRKNSELTLSVAPLNVRGNLQVVGDNLYFQLSDGIYKTSLAAPSLPTAPLIAGSFRNFELTSSGDIWTLQADFSNPENNKVLIFNPSGAETARYQVGIGAGSFAFAE; this is encoded by the coding sequence ATGAAAAAAAGATTTTATTGGCTTTTTTTAGCCTTCACGCTTCTTTTTTCAGCCTGTAATTCCGAAGATGAAAATGAAGACCTTATCGTGCGCCTTACGCGCCCCAGCGCGGATACGACGGTGCAGGTAGGGGCAGAGGTGCGCTTTGCGGCGGAATATTCCACTTCGCCCAATAATTTACAAATCCGTTGGCTTCAAAATGGCATTGAGGTAGCGACAACGGCAGAGGCACTCCTTCGCTTTGAAGAATTTGGTGAGTATGAAATCGAATTGCAGGTGCGCGGTTTTGGCAAAACCGTTTCGGATACGCGCAAAGTGCGTGTTTTAGACCGTTACAGTAGAGGGGCTTTTATCGGTTGTGAAGGCAATTTCGGACAAGGAAATGCGACAGTAAGTTTCCTTTCTCCCGAAGGGCAGATAAGACAAGGGATTTTTGCAACTGAAAACGCCCGTCCTTTGGGCGACATTCTACAATCGGTGGCTTTGCAGGGCGATAAAGCCTATTTGGTCGTCAATGCAAGCCATAAAGTAGAAGTTGTCAATCGTCATACCTTTAAAAGTAGCAGCACCCTTACGGGTAATTTCCAAAATCCGCGTTATTTTCATAGCGTTTCCGATACAAAAGCCTATCTTTCTACTTGGGGCAATCCTTTTAGTGGCAATACGATTGCGCCCAAAATCTTGATTTTGGACACCAATACTGATGCTATCATAGGCGAAATGCCTGCGGGGGCGGGAGCAGAATATATCGCTTCGGCAAATGGAAAAGCCTTTGTAGGCAATAGCTTTACTACCAATATCTACGTCTATGACATTGCTTCTAATACTTTAATAGATAGTTTGGATACTGCACCTTATAGTCCGTATCAGATGCAAGTAGATAAAAATGGTACGCTTTGGGTCATGACCTTTGCCTATGATGAAAATTTCCAGACTCCGATAGGGGCTTTATACAATTTTAGCACAGGCAGCCTACGCAAAAATAGCGAGCTAACTTTGAGTGTTGCGCCGCTCAATGTACGGGGCAATTTGCAGGTGGTAGGCGATAATCTCTATTTCCAACTCTCTGACGGCATTTACAAGACAAGTTTGGCTGCGCCTTCTTTGCCCACTGCCCCTTTGATAGCAGGCAGTTTCCGAAATTTTGAGCTAACGTCTTCGGGTGATATTTGGACTTTGCAAGCCGATTTTAGCAATCCTGAAAATAATAAGGTGCTGATTTTCAACCCTTCGGGTGCAGAAACGGCGCGTTATCAGGTAGGAATTGGGGCGGGTAGTTTTGCTTTTGCCGAATAA
- a CDS encoding GMC family oxidoreductase has protein sequence MQTEKISPQKSIPQPTLSKSLETIASHYEVVVIGSGYGGSIMASRLARAGRQVCLLERGKEFRAGDFPDTQLEAAAEFQVQTPQKHIGNELGLYDFHIGKDINVFVGCGLGGTSLVNANVAIRPEKRVFEDPLFPKILREEFEKEGSFLEKGYQRAWSMLKPNPYPDTFPPLAKMQAMQKSAAALQEPFRKLDITVNFEKESLNQVGVPQKPCNLCGDCVSGCNQQAKNTLTMNYLPDAVAHGASIFTQISVQYIEQVEQEGKKVWNIYYKIAGAGRKLFTEALSFISADYVVVAAGTLGSSQILLRSKEKGLPLSEQVGKHFSGNGDVLGFGFNNDQNINGIGWGARKEDPQNPVGPCITSVIDMRNRPNLNEGMVIEEGSVPGAMAATFPQLFMPLAGKIGTDTDEGLSDKIGEKLRILESWVWQGAYKGAMQNTQTFLVMTHDDSKGELLLENDRLKISWKGVGKQPIFETVNENLYKATEALGGTYVPNPIWTDLFEHDLVTVHPLGGCIMAENAEKGVVNHKGQVFDVSQGKEGAVFETLYVADGSIVPRSLGANPFLTISALAERTALLLCQEKGWQMEEGFEKNATFFAQKAETKPRRGVQFSEQMEGFISTQSQHWTNATGYEAYQKAFEAGKNNDSACEITVTIVIHDLEALIENPAHYAQTAGTVTAPALSAQPLTFAEGNFNVLSADPDRMAAKNMIYHACLESVEGNYFWFEGYKVVRNDKGFDAWADTTTLYTTIYEGKNNKGKVVAKGILHISPIGFAKQLATLQALHTDNLIDSLKVKTLWGKFAFGSIFDTYGGIFAKDTLFNPDTPPRKKRPLHTSTPELHSVRTSDGIDLLLTRYKPQNQEVKGVVALSHGFSVSGLIFQMDTLEPNLVEFLYQNGYEVWVMEYRTSILLPSASRQSTADEVALQDYPALLGKILEVTGEKEVHLVTHCVGAITAVMALLSGLKGVKSLTCFQIAAHVMGGTQIELKANLHVPTLLHKLGMESISAYTDENASWLDKLLNKVVKLYAQPLGAATNDPISNRVTFMFAPLYEKENINPATFEAFHEMFGIANMTMYEHLTLMTRQKQLVNAEGQDVYMPHLQSRLNLPICFIHGAENQVFAPIATQTTYQELCRLNGAEKYSYHLIEGYGHQDCVIGKEAAQDVFAHVLAHLEKWA, from the coding sequence ATGCAAACCGAAAAAATATCGCCACAAAAATCAATACCACAACCTACCCTTTCAAAAAGCCTCGAAACGATAGCCTCTCACTACGAAGTCGTCGTGATAGGTTCGGGCTATGGGGGTTCTATCATGGCTTCGCGCTTGGCACGTGCAGGCAGGCAGGTCTGCCTTTTAGAGCGTGGCAAAGAATTTAGGGCAGGCGATTTTCCCGACACGCAATTAGAAGCGGCAGCCGAATTTCAGGTGCAAACGCCCCAAAAACATATCGGCAATGAATTAGGACTCTACGATTTTCATATCGGCAAGGACATCAATGTCTTTGTGGGCTGCGGCTTAGGGGGGACTTCTTTGGTCAATGCCAATGTTGCCATTCGCCCTGAAAAGCGCGTCTTTGAAGACCCACTTTTTCCGAAAATATTGCGAGAAGAATTTGAAAAAGAGGGCAGTTTTTTAGAAAAAGGCTACCAGCGTGCTTGGTCTATGCTCAAACCAAACCCCTATCCCGACACGTTTCCGCCTTTGGCAAAGATGCAAGCCATGCAAAAATCTGCCGCCGCCCTTCAAGAGCCGTTTCGCAAACTCGACATCACCGTCAATTTTGAAAAAGAAAGTCTCAATCAGGTAGGTGTGCCACAAAAGCCCTGCAATCTTTGTGGCGATTGTGTATCGGGCTGCAATCAGCAGGCGAAAAATACGCTCACGATGAATTATTTGCCCGACGCTGTGGCGCATGGGGCTTCTATTTTCACACAAATTTCGGTGCAATACATCGAGCAGGTAGAGCAGGAAGGGAAAAAAGTCTGGAACATTTACTACAAAATCGCGGGGGCAGGCAGAAAACTCTTTACAGAAGCACTTTCCTTTATTTCAGCCGACTATGTCGTAGTGGCAGCAGGCACGCTTGGCTCTTCTCAAATCTTATTGCGCTCGAAAGAAAAGGGATTGCCACTTTCAGAACAGGTAGGCAAGCATTTTTCGGGCAATGGCGATGTCTTGGGTTTTGGGTTTAATAACGACCAAAACATCAATGGTATCGGCTGGGGCGCACGAAAGGAAGACCCTCAAAATCCCGTAGGACCTTGCATTACGAGCGTTATCGATATGCGCAACCGTCCGAACCTAAACGAGGGCATGGTCATCGAAGAAGGCTCTGTACCCGGTGCTATGGCGGCGACTTTTCCCCAACTTTTTATGCCTTTGGCAGGCAAAATAGGTACAGATACCGACGAGGGTCTTTCCGACAAGATAGGCGAAAAGTTGCGCATCTTGGAAAGTTGGGTTTGGCAGGGCGCGTACAAAGGGGCAATGCAAAATACACAGACCTTTTTGGTGATGACGCACGACGATTCGAAGGGTGAATTGCTTTTAGAAAATGACCGCCTCAAAATTTCGTGGAAAGGCGTAGGCAAACAGCCCATTTTCGAAACCGTTAATGAGAATTTGTATAAAGCCACCGAAGCCTTAGGCGGCACTTATGTTCCGAATCCTATCTGGACAGACCTCTTCGAACACGACTTAGTTACGGTGCATCCTTTGGGGGGCTGCATTATGGCAGAAAATGCCGAAAAAGGCGTAGTCAATCACAAAGGGCAGGTTTTTGATGTTTCACAAGGCAAAGAAGGGGCAGTTTTCGAAACGCTTTACGTAGCCGATGGCTCTATTGTACCGCGTTCTTTGGGTGCAAATCCATTCTTGACCATTTCGGCACTTGCCGAGCGCACTGCCCTGCTGCTTTGTCAAGAAAAGGGTTGGCAAATGGAAGAGGGTTTTGAAAAAAATGCGACTTTTTTTGCCCAAAAAGCCGAAACCAAACCGCGCAGGGGCGTACAATTTTCCGAACAAATGGAAGGCTTTATTTCTACTCAAAGCCAACATTGGACAAATGCCACAGGCTATGAAGCCTACCAAAAAGCCTTCGAAGCGGGCAAAAACAACGATTCTGCCTGTGAGATTACCGTTACAATCGTCATTCACGACTTGGAGGCACTGATAGAAAATCCTGCTCATTATGCCCAAACCGCAGGAACGGTTACTGCCCCCGCCCTTTCAGCGCAACCCCTGACCTTTGCAGAAGGCAATTTCAACGTCCTTTCTGCCGACCCCGACCGCATGGCTGCCAAAAATATGATTTACCACGCCTGCCTCGAATCTGTAGAAGGCAATTATTTTTGGTTTGAAGGCTACAAAGTTGTGCGCAACGACAAAGGTTTTGACGCTTGGGCAGATACCACAACCCTTTACACGACCATTTATGAGGGCAAAAACAACAAGGGAAAGGTAGTAGCCAAAGGGATTCTGCACATCTCGCCTATTGGTTTTGCCAAACAGCTTGCCACGCTACAAGCCCTGCATACAGATAATTTGATAGATAGTTTGAAAGTGAAAACGCTATGGGGCAAATTTGCCTTCGGTAGCATTTTCGATACCTACGGCGGCATTTTTGCAAAAGACACCCTCTTTAATCCCGATACACCACCACGCAAAAAGCGTCCGCTTCACACAAGCACCCCCGAACTGCATAGCGTCCGTACCAGCGACGGCATAGATTTGCTCCTGACACGCTATAAGCCTCAAAATCAAGAAGTTAAAGGTGTAGTAGCTCTCTCGCATGGGTTTAGCGTTTCGGGACTTATTTTCCAGATGGACACCTTAGAACCGAATTTGGTAGAATTTTTATACCAAAATGGGTATGAAGTATGGGTCATGGAATATCGCACCAGCATCTTGCTGCCTTCGGCTTCGCGCCAAAGTACGGCAGATGAAGTAGCACTTCAAGATTATCCTGCGCTTTTAGGAAAGATTTTGGAAGTTACGGGTGAAAAAGAAGTACATTTGGTAACGCATTGCGTAGGGGCAATTACGGCGGTGATGGCTCTGCTTTCAGGTTTGAAGGGGGTAAAATCGCTTACCTGTTTTCAAATTGCGGCGCACGTAATGGGCGGCACTCAAATCGAACTCAAAGCCAATTTGCACGTACCGACCCTTCTACACAAATTGGGCATGGAAAGCATTTCGGCTTATACCGACGAAAATGCCTCTTGGTTGGATAAACTTCTTAATAAAGTTGTCAAATTATACGCGCAACCTTTGGGCGCAGCCACCAACGACCCCATTTCGAATCGCGTAACCTTTATGTTTGCGCCTTTGTACGAAAAGGAAAACATCAACCCTGCCACTTTCGAGGCTTTCCACGAAATGTTTGGTATCGCCAATATGACCATGTACGAACATCTGACCCTGATGACACGCCAAAAACAGTTGGTCAATGCCGAAGGGCAAGATGTCTATATGCCACACCTGCAAAGCCGCCTCAACTTGCCGATTTGCTTCATTCATGGGGCTGAAAATCAGGTCTTTGCCCCTATCGCAACGCAGACAACGTACCAAGAACTCTGCCGTCTGAATGGCGCAGAAAAATATAGCTACCATCTTATTGAAGGCTATGGACATCAAGATTGTGTGATTGGCAAGGAAGCCGCCCAAGATGTGTTCGCTCACGTGTTAGCGCATTTGGAAAAATGGGCGTAG